DNA from Eucalyptus grandis isolate ANBG69807.140 chromosome 5, ASM1654582v1, whole genome shotgun sequence:
ACAAGaattaggaaaatataattttagtCATTAGATTTGAACATATTCTTAAAAggttcaaaaggaaaaaatagataaaagatcCGCCTAGACTGAGAGATcctatgttctttttattttctgttcctttttggaGTGTTGTTCTGTGAGTCAAAGCGctgttttttggctttttcccacGGTCTGCATCAAGTTGACAACGCACGTTTCTTTGACTTGCACGCGGGCATACGCGAATTATTGTGAAAACAAAAGTACGCCTTCTTTTCAAAGGTACGTCCCTTtggttttatttaattgttatgAGTCCGAGAAAAGCATATGATGTGTTTCAATACATGAAAATAACAATTGCGATTCGAACAACATTAGGGCAATAAGTTGAAGGGCACGAATCCATAGCTTAAAATAGCTGCTTCTAAAAAATTAATCGCtaattaattttccaaactttcgtgcatttatttcttttgaaagggttaatcaatagaaaaatatttttgtctaaGGAAAACACATACAAAGATTAGGAAAATAGAGTCTCAGTTATGAATTAAGGATGCCAAACATGACAAGCATCTATTCACGAAAACTAATCAGTTTCTTCACTTTCTATTTTACGATACAGTTTTGCATGCTTTTCAATATACCGGCTAATAAAACAAGGCTGacaattttccttaaaaaaaaaaaaaaaaaattcacgcaaaacatttcttttgTCATGAAATTTATCGCAAATAAATGCACCATAATCACTTTTCATCTTTGCATTTTTCGAAcgagaaaaatacaaaatctaCTTTAAATTTTCAGACTTATTGATGAAAACTGGTTGGCAATTTCGTGGCTTCTTTTAGGGGCATCCATCCGTATCCAATTTTAACCGAGTATAACAAATTTCTCACATGAGTTGCATAAAAATTACTCCATCGAATAAAAAGTTACAACATATACacatatttttaatatgtatACGCACACACTACTCATCACGCATGGACATTACTTGTAGATGAAAAGTAACTATAGCCACACAAATTTGTTATACCTATGCTagaatttattgagaaattaatatttACTTCAgagttcatttttttcattcaagACATAGGGTCAAACTTACTTTATCGTATGAAAAGGTAATACCAATATAGAAATTTTGCTAACTTTTGAAAGTTCGAACATAAATTTGGGTAGTTTTGAGTTATTTATCACGTAGAAGAATACTAATTATCAGTACGCATAAGTTTTTCATTTGAAGAAAGTGCCACGCAGGTGGGACTTCGAACATGTGAATTGAAAATGTGAAGCAAATGAATGATGCtatgctaaaaaaattcaaacccaTATGTACCTAGGAAATCAAATATGGCCATAATTGACATGTTAGGCAGATTGTCCAATTGAAAGGAACCGATGACATCTGAATCTTTACCAACAAATCGAATATacatttttttgtaaaaattaatatcataaaataaaatgaaataaagaacGTACATAATAGATTATAAATCACCAATAATTAACAAATAAAGATTAAGAGAAAACGaaagaatataataaaaaaaagggggcttCAATTCGGTCAATACCGAAAGGAGAATTCATGCTCGAGTTCTGGACATTTCGTGGACGATTATCCTCTTCCATCGCCTTCTGACGTCCCCGCCACCGCCGGTCCACACCATTGGGCGCTCCTCATCTTGCTCTGTTGAGCTCTGTATATTGGTCGAGGAGCTCAAAGCAGTTCATTCTCGTGTGAAGCTCCTTCGCGGGTATTGATTTTCAACGGAGAGACTTCCAGGACTTCCTCTTGTTAGTTGAGCAAACCATCATGACCGGTACGCGCTCCTCACTATGGTAAATGATCGATGCACTGTTTCGGTTATTCTTCACACATAACAGAGGCCGAGACTTTAGGTGTGTTTTGTGCGAAAATAGGCTTTAATTGaggatttattttttaaggGAATCTGCTTTAATAATGTTTCGGTTTAACTGCTCTGAATCCTTTGATATTCTCTGGGATCTGGAACATTGGACTGAAAATGTATATCCTGTGTTCGATGAAATTCTTGAACGATGTTAGTGTCTGTTCAGGTTCAAATCTTACCGAGATTGAGTTCGGTGTTctaatttgtttgtttgtttctaTCAAATAagttttgtttgaatttggtTTCCCTTCGTCCAGTAGTCGTCCGTGTTGCAGCTCATTGACTTCTAAGTTTCAGTTTAGTTCAATAGCCGAGAATCACTCATACGAAATAAGTTTTACTCTGATGTATTCTGCCAATCCCAAATGAAACTGAGCTTGATTTCAATGTTTGAATTGTCATTTCTGAATTAAAGCATGCTCTGTTCATGATTTCCTGATTGCTTTTTGCTAACTTAATGGTGAATTCTGAATGTAAGAGTTTATAGTGCTTTTACTGTGAATGAATGCCAAATGTGTTTGCATACCATGAATGAACAAAAACGGGAGTTTGTGcgtaaaataaatggagcttaACACATAATAATATCATTAGCTTTGGAACGCATGGGCATGGCATTAGAATGAAGAGGATGATGTTTGATTCTTCTCAATGGAGAACATAGGACTGTACAGTAGATTCAAGGTGTTTGGGCCTgtggaatgaaaaaaaaagaaaggagagaggaagaggttCAGTGCATTTTGAGACGAGGAAccgaatgagaaaggaaaatgaaaagtaaataataaataaaatagatgataagaaataaagtTCCTTTGGAAAACTAGTCTGATCAGCAAGGGTTGAAGTGttctttatgatttttggataggaaaaaaaatgcaaaagaaattgaaaggtACGACATAGGCAAAAGACTGTTAGATCCGAAGTGTAAGCATCCTTAAACTGATCAAATGCCTCTTCAGTGGAGTTTTCTCCTCGAATGAGAGTGTAGGATCAATCAGCATTCAAATTGGGTCAGGTTCTTTGACAACATCCTTCTTTACCTTTCAAGAACAGGGGACATTTCCGTCCTCTGATTAGACATAAACTTGTGAATGTCTGCAAGTATAATTagcaatggaaaataaaaacaatatttaTGAGTTTTCACCTACATATCCAAACCCTAGCTAATAAAGCACACACCCAACACTTGCTCTACCACAACAGCCCCACTGTTGCCATCCGCCGCAATCCACCAGCAAGATCTCAGGCAAGTTGCACAGCCTTCACTGACGTCGCCACAACCTCAGGAGAGTATGTCAAATCCTCCAGTGTTGTTTTCTCTGAAATAATCTGCAAGCAGGTGTGGCAAGAAGTACCGGCAGGGACTGAAACTACATCATTTACTCTGCTGCAAGCAATTTATTGTGCAGCACCGAAGCTCCTGCTCACCACGGGAGACACATTCCCAAATCAGCAATGTGGCCTTGACCACGATTAATGCTTTACGACTTCCATTGATGAGGGTTCAACTTATAAGCCCGTTCTACACTTCCTAGTCATCCACGTCAGTTGATTGAGGATAATGAAGCCTGTTCCTAGTtcgagagaaaaggaaatgggCATCAGCAAGACAAACAAGAAGGTTAAACATAACTGTTAGTGCCACGTAACATGGTGaaggaaatgacatgcaattatTGCCGGGAACTCAAAGTGGTACGTTCTTTTGCAAGCTAGGATAGGTTATATACTGTCTTCTACATGCTGCACAGAATAAGTGCTATTCAGATTGCCAAATGTGACATAAAGGGCCAACCCTTCCAAAATGACCATCAACTAATTTACGTAGACGATATTCAGTCTTTTGGTATATAATGTCAAGTTGGGCCATTAAAACTATTGAGTAACCACGTAATCAAGGTATTCCCGGTGGCTGCAAGGAGGGACACTATTGGTGACAATGTCCTTGACACTATGCTAACACATGATCGACCGATTTTTTCTGATTCTGGGAAGCCATACAGAATGTCAGTATCTAACAAGAAAACGACGCAACTATGGACAGGATCACAGTCCGacgatgagaaaaaaaaatccttaaattgCTCACTACCTCTTCATCAGATCTTTCTGCAAACGGCCCAATACCAATATTTAGTTCTAGTCATCCCAACCtgtgattaaaaagaaaaaaatgttctcAAGAAAATTCTTACTGATCAATTCAAATGATTGGACACCATAACTCATATAtctagttgtttttttttttttttggtaaaaggtaagaataacTCATATATCTAGTTGTTTGTATGCATCAAAAAAGTAAATGGATAAGATTACAGTGTTTCAAAATTAACCATACATTCATTAAATAACTTAAACGTTTAGATCAATTGGCTTTGatctcacaaaatttcacatgatattgAAGCCTTAGGTCCCGTGTATGAATCACTTCAAGCCCCTTCTTTGCTTGTCCAAAGATTAATTCCAACTTATGCATGAGGGGGAGGGCTACAATATCTAAATAAAAGTCATTGCTTTAATCTAACAATTCAAGTTTTGAATCAATTAACAACGGTCTCACAAAATTCTACAGTGACAAAGTTTCCAAAGATATTTCCCATCCAAAGTTATGTAACCAATAAgcaaagaaaatacaaatagagaaatcatattttatgatgcaaagtaaccaaaaaaaaaagggccataTTTAATGCATTGACATAGATTTCGGTGCGTCATCACCATACTGATACAACTAAGCACAATTTAAAGTTGAACACCACATTCTCTTactttaataaaatcaaatccgTACACATCATAACATATCTAACAAGCCAAATGACAATTAAAGTTTACTAAAATCTCAGGCGAGCTCAAAAGACAGCTTCTTCTAAGTAAAAGTCACCATCAATCCCATGGCCATAAACGCTGTAAAAGTGCTTCGATTTTCAAAACTTATTGCTAACACAACTGATTTGGAAAGCGCACTACAAACACCAAATCTATTTTGTTTGTTATGAGTAGGTTTCACGAGTTCAACTTTACTGAATTATGAAATTCAGACAAGCaattttttgttgttctttccAAGGTACCCATTTCTAGGATTATGGATTCCGCAAACAGCAACCAAACCTGAAATTCAGACAACTACAGAGTCTGCTCTGCTCTAAAATTGCTTTAAAAAACCAAAGCATACTAGATTCTGATTAAACACGATACTGCTGTTGCAAGTCTCTTAGCCTAGTCTATGTATCTTATTATGTGGTTCCAGACgtgtcaagaaaagaaagaacagaaaagtgTCTAAACCTGAATCATGACTTAACATCCCCAACAGTGAAGGCCAacgaaaaaagaacataaaagcTGTCAtcaagaatttaaatttgaatgaCTCACCATCTTCCACAGTGAAGGCATTAGATGTGCCCTCAAGGACACGGATTCCCTCACACCAACCCAACGCAGTTTTGACTCCAAGCCTGAATTTTCCACTACTCGTCCAGCTTGATACATCATTGAAAGTGATAGCACCCAATGTCCCCAAGCCCTTTTTCGAGGGTCACAGAGAGATCACTCTTGGCATATTCCCTTCTCGCCCCTTTAGTTCATTGCTCCGAAAGAACTCTCTAGTCCAATTTTTACCAGCTTTGTCATCAAAGTCACCTCCAATCATTGTCACCATCAACTTTAGCATTGACAAGAGTCCAGATTGCACAACCCTACCTGTACTGGAATCTACCAAGATGACATGAATAGGAGTTCCTCTCCAACCTTTAATCCTGTCACCTTTAAATCGTATCAATGGTAGTTTAGTTATAAATTGAAAGACGTAAGTGCTTTTCACTCTCACCGTCTTTACTCACCAATGCAGACCTGTTAATAGAAAGACGAATTTAAGGATTCATCGAGAGACATTAACACTGCAGAAGATAGTGCCTAGTACGCCCACTATAAGGACAGCCTTCTCGCCAAACAGCAGTCTtgcaaaaaacaaaatcacGCTGGGGGCCAAATCATTCTAGCAGGTCATTCGGATTACCATAATAATTGGATTCAATTGACTATCAAAACCCATGACCTTTTAGCAATCACTAGCTTGAACACATTAATCTCAGTTAGTCTTCGAAGTACGGAGATGAAGTACAGATACCCATACtcatgataaaaagaaatgatgcCAACGTCCCTATCTCTGTCATAAATACATAGATCTACTTGGTATGAATTCACGAATTCAAACAGTGTTGCAAATAAACTAAAGGTGAATTCCTGCGgaagatcaataaaaaaatgcagaaaCATTCTCAGTGATATTATCATTCACCACTGTCATATTTGATTCTAACTCAAGTAAATCATCCTGCTTTGTTGGTGAATCAGCTTGGCATGCATTTAAATCGCAATATCTCTAAAGTGTCTCAACCAAAAAGATTCTTACCAACACTTTCGCTTTCCATCTAATAAAGGAACTTTGGTCTCATTCAGTAGATCACGAGTGAAATTCTCATTCATAAACTCTGTGAAATCAGTAAGTTCACCGAGTTTCTCAAGATCAAGTGGCttcctaattttttctttcatggtgttGAAATTCTGCATCAGTAACGCATTTGTCCTCAAATATAGATAATCGTCCATCACTGCAGGCATGAATGGCTCCCACTTCTCAGTTTGAGCAGTTTCAAATGCACTCAAACTCTGCCAGCGGAACCAAGTGCTGCAGGGTCGTTGAATCAAACTCTGCCAGCAGAACGAAGTGCTGCAGGGTTGGCTTAGGATTTGACTTGCATACTTCTTCAATACAGGAAGGACATCACCGCAATAGTCCCACCAGTCACCTTTACAAGCAACACTATTAGTATACAATTTTcacattgaaaataaattaaatctgAAATTAAATCAACACGGTTAATTGATTAAAGAATAGATGCTTACAAGGGTGAGATGTTCCTAACATTGTCTTTGCTATACTAGTGAACAACTTTGGCACTTTGTTACGATAGAGCAgcatttcttgcacaaattttttcttttcttcaacacctaccaatttttccaaaatgaaaTTCATGCCATCTTTCATTTCATCATTCTCTATGAACTTCTCGCCACACATGTAAGCAGGGTTGagaaaagcagcagcagcatgtATTGGACGAATGAAATTATCCCGCCATCTCTCAAATCGTGCCCGTAAATAACTATACTTAGGAAGATTAGTCTTATAGCCTCATCTGCCACTTCCACGGCTGCATACAAGAACCCAAAAGTAGCGCCGGAGCCATCAAGTAGACAGAGTACCCGAAATATCGGTTCTAAAGCATGCAGGACTTCTTTCCCTTCAGGCCAAAATTCGGAACTGCGAATGATTTCACCCACTTCTATGCCTGAATAATCCTTCTCTAAACCCAACGAAAGCCACTCAGATGATGAAACAAGCAATCGCAGCTCAGTTTCAAGCCTCATGATTAATTGAAGCATATAATAGTGTGAGAaaaaatttgttgttgttgatgattGTTCCAACCGCCAGTAGTTTGTGGACTGCTTCATCGATGATAAGATGCCATCATGCTTGTGAATCTTAGTGACAACTGCTCTCGCTTGATCAAATGCCTTTCGAATCCAAGAGATTTCACAATATATATCCTCGAAGAGTAATTGTATTTTATGGCCAACGCATGTAGTCTTGTACACATGGGAAAGGTCGTCATTTGGCATAATATCAAAAAAGATTTCTTCTCTTGGATCAGTATCGGTTATGTACTGCACGAAGTTGTTGGCCCCATTTTCTTGAGtgacaaaatttgaaatctcttcCACCAAATCTGAGGTAAACTCATCATTGGGAATCTCCAACGCATTCAATAGGACCACCCCTTCAATAGAAGAAGCAAAGATATACATGAAGGATCTCTTCTCACGCCGCCAAACATTAATGATGAGTGTGCAGCCAGTTCTAACCCATGATTTCTTCACATTTGCCACATACTCTCCAATTTCCTCTTGCAAATCAGGCACTAACTTTGTTTTGACTACCGAACGATGTGGCAACTTATAATGAGAACCATGTTTAGCCACAGCATTCACAAATTCAATGAAGGATGGCCTCCGCACAATGTCGACATCATCACCATTAAAGAGGATGAACTTAACAAGCAATTTATCCAGCATGACGTCGTCCTTACTGATGCATTTTAAGTGAGGTCTCTTCGGTCTTACCTGAACAGGCTTCAGCCTTCGCTCTTTAATTAAGACCAGGACTTGCCTCAGTAGCAGCAATTTGAACATCTTCAGGGACCTTGGTGCATATATCTATACCACCGCCTTTAATTCCAGATAAATGTGATTTAACTCTCGGAATACCACCAGCAAACTTTCTATCGCAAAACTTGCACTTAAATTTGCCATCCAGAGGCTCTACATATTCCCAAAATCGATCTCTCTTTCTGACCATGTCTAATTCCTTGGCCTATACACACAAAAGAAGAGCGaattaaattttcctttcaatagTCAAGTTATTGATAACATAACCCATGTCTTGCAGTATATGCAAGTAAGGTTTAGCCCCACATTTTGCCTTAAAACCTTTGCTAAGCAATAATTAAACCCCTGCACTGAAATGTCACGCAATTGGCATTCACTCTAATGTCCCTCCATCAAAAACAAGGGAGTTTCACCAGAATTTTTTATGGGTCTACACAACTTAAGGAAGCTTTTTTCCCACTATGAATATATACACAGTGTTATGAGAGCTCCAATTCATAAGACTGATAATTAAGTTGACCTTCAATTGAACAGAGATAGAAGTTGAAATATcttgaacaaaaaatgaaattcaataTTTTGAGGTCACAATTAAATGAGATTGCTACCTATATATAAATGGTCCGGGTTCTTCAAGAGAAAGGAACACGGAATTTAGTCAAAGGCTACATCTTTACACAATAATTGTTTATTTAGGGGCATTTATCCCCAACCAATAGGTATAGGAAATAAATAGAATTAGCTAtattaatctaacatgaaaatCTGCTATTCAGCAAATACCGAAACAAATGATATACTCAAGATCTAATATTGTCTCTAATGTTCTCTAATTAGGAATTCTCTTATACGCATAAATTCCCTTCAACGTTGGACACTAGCTTGCTTCTTGAGAGCAATCCAGAGTATCTAGAATTGCAGCTAACCACTCAAAACCAACATGACTACAAAAATGAGGAAAGcgcttgaaataattgaaaCGCCCAGAATTCCTCAACCAACTTTCGTCGCTCATATTCACATCCatagaagttgagagagagacTAGAGAAAGAACTGATAGTAGCATGAAGAAGAAGCCGAGTTAAGCGAAATTTCTCGTGGCACGACACCTGAAGAGGGAAGAGCAATCAATCAGATCACCAACTTACAGAGAGTCGgggagagcgagcgagagagaaagagagagctctTCTTGTAGAGGTGCTTGAATTTCGCTGGTTTATACACAGGTgctgtgtttcttttttgcttctttctgtTTTGGCCAAGGCCAACATTGTTTAATGTGTCTTTTTTCCCGCGGCCTCCGTCAAATTGGCAGGGCCCGTTTCGTTCACTCGCACGCGTACATAGGCGAATGGTTGCGAAAGCAAAAGTACGCTGCGAACGCGTTCTTTTCAAAGTTACGGCTCTTTCGTTTGTTTCGTCGGTTTCGGAGCTACTCCTCTCCTTTTCACATTATCCAACCACTCTTGTCGGATCCAGTACATCTTTTTTGTGTACTCAAACCTGAACTCAGATAACTTATTCCAATTGTAACCGGTTATAACAAGTTTCTCACGTGAGTCTGAATTAACTATTTCCATTGAATAAAAAGTTGCCGACATTTACATGCATTCAAAATTACTTGGAATGAAAGTTACTACccacataaaataaatttatttatgatgctaaaatttgttgagaaaatgctcaattttttctttaggAGATGGGGTTAAAATTGATTCATTGGTAATAAAGTTAATACTAAAATAGAGAATTTGCTAACTATTGAAAGGTCGAAGTTTAATTTTTCTAGTTTGGAGTTACTAATCACATAAAGAATATTACTCACGAGTAGCTATAAtgcaatcaaatattaaaactCGTCAAATTGGTACTATAGAGTCTCTGTTTTTTTAACTCCATTCAATTAGACTAACGGGAAATGCttgttgttttaaaaaaaaaaaaaaattctctctcctaGTGCCATTAACCTTATGAAAACATGAAAGATAAGACTAAaacaaccctttttttttagcttaattcctaattttaaccaaaattttaatttaataaaattataagataaaaatgcatttaaaaaatacaaaagagaaggggaaaaaaaaaacaagggcaAGGACCGCCACCCCAACATCAGTTACCGGCCCCTATGACTCATGGTGCTTCGCTCACTCCTCTCACGCCGCTCCTATCTCCGTCTCTCTGCTCAAAGTCCACcgcagtgagagagagagagagagagagagagagagagggaaaggtgACAAGGGCAGAGAAAGGCCAGGCTTAAGAATGGGGCTGTCTCTTTTCATGGGCCTTATGTTTGAAGGGCAGGGGTTTTAGCGTGTTGACTGGGCTGGTTAGGGCGGCTGCTTCTGGGGCCTAATTGGTGAATAATATGGGTTGGAGATGGCGGGCTTGACGAGCTTTAATGGGTTGAACGAAATTTTATCTTGTAAGCCGAGAACCGGAGAAGCTCCTTCTTAACACGATTATTTTGTTTGcaaatttgtttattatttattagtccatttatttatctatattttgctctctttttttctattttatatttttataataattagcATTTTAATTGATTGACACGTGCATACGCGAATAATTGCGAAAATTAAAGAACATGCTCTTTTCAAAGTTACAGCTCTTCTGTTGATCCCATTGCTTCGTGTccgagaaaaataaattacatgtttcagtacatgaaaaaataatgatggtgatcaattgcaaaaattaaacCAAAAGTCAGATCATTCGTTTGtcatctttgcatttttcaaatgaggaaataatgcagaaaataaatttatattttcacacTAATGGATAAAAACTTGTTGGCTAGTTCGCGGCTTCTCGTATGGATCTCCGACCGTATCCTATTTTGACCGCCTATAACAAGTTTCTCCCTTGAGTCTTAATAAAACTCACTCCACAGAATAAAAAGGTACCAACATATACATAACCTCAAAATTACTTTAacacacacgcacacgcacaTATATAGAAGACTTAGATATTACACATGCACATTACTTGTAGATAGAAAAGTTACAAGTCacataaattttgttatttctgaTGTTAAAATGATACGAGAAGTTAATATTATGACTATTTTCCTGTCAGCTTTGCCCGACGTGCCCATCCATGAACAATTTGGCTAGGTAGTTTGTCAGGCCGCTCTAACAACGTCATGTGCAGCTCCGCCGTTAGAAAACTCTCGCATACCAACTCTCAAAACCTCTTCATCAAGACCCATTCCGTTATAGAGAAGACATGCTGGCCAAATCGCTCTCCTTGATCTCTTCCTCCAGCGACTTGGACAGGGTAGCAGCATGCTTGCCCCCTTCAAGCACGCGAGCAATACTTCATCGCTGCCATCCTTCCTGCCAG
Protein-coding regions in this window:
- the LOC120293864 gene encoding uncharacterized protein LOC120293864; translated protein: MVRKRDRFWEYVEPLDGKFKCKFCDRKFAGGIPRVKSHLSGIKGGGIDICTKVPEDVQIAATEVRPKRPHLKCISKDDVMLDKLLVKFILFNGDDVDIVRRPSFIEFVNAVAKHGSHYKLPHRSVVKTKLVPDLQEEIGEYVANVKKSWVRTGCTLIINVWRREKRSFMYIFASSIEGVVLLNALEIPNDEFTSDLVEEISNFVTQENGANNFVQYITDTDPREEIFFDIMPNDDLSHVYKTTCVGHKIQLLFEDIYCEISWIRKAFDQARAVVTKIHKHDGILSSMKQSTNYWRLEQSSTTTNFFSHYYMLQLIMRLETELRLLVSSSEWLSLGLEKDYSGIEVGEIIRSSEFWPEGKEVLHALEPIFRPWKWQMRL